Proteins encoded by one window of Cydia splendana chromosome 14, ilCydSple1.2, whole genome shotgun sequence:
- the LOC134796823 gene encoding cytochrome P450 6B5-like yields the protein MALAYILLGLSTVAYLLYLHFTRTFNYWRDRNVPGPAPVPLFGNIMESALRRTHAAFVMEKIYQDFPDHKVVGIYRMASPCLLIRDPDIVKHVLIKDFENFVDRGIRFTDKKMGSNIFHADAKTWRILRNKFTPLFTSGKLKNMVCLMNQNSEKVLRHIEGLVQMQPEQEVYEIMGNFTMGSIAACAFGLDLDPTEKSATIEAIKKINEKLLALSHAYELILLYPGWKFGVSAFPDELVDFFKGLVAQVTAARNGVPTNRNDFMDLLLEMKQANTVQGSKRLEGKDADRLEITEDLMAAQAFVFYAGGYETSATTMSYMLYRLALNLEIQERVAAEIEEVFDRYGGEITYEALKDLTYFDRVFHETLRLHAVGDPTLRVAAEDYKVPGTDVTLQKGLTAIIPNIAFHCDEKYWPDPLKFDPDRFSPENVAKTHPAVYLPFGIGPRNCIGARFAKLQIRLMMAKLLSRFRVVPTENTSREFRFNTYNLVAFPIGGIRMKLVPRH from the coding sequence ATGGCTCTAGCCTATATTCTATTAGGTCTGTCCACTGTGGCCTATTTGTTATATCTTCATTTCACTCGCACCTTTAACTACTGGAGGGACCGGAATGTCCCGGGACCCGCGCCCGTTCCTCTGTTTGGGAACATAATGGAGTCCGCTTTACGTCGCACACATGCAGCATTCGTCATGGAAAAAATTTACCAGGATTTTCCAGACCATAAAGTAGTTGGAATTTACAGAATGGCGTCACCATGCCTCTTGATCCGAGACCCAGACATTGTAAAGCATGTCTTGATTAAAGATTTTGAAAATTTCGTGGATCGTGGTATACGTTTTACCGATAAAAAAATGGGTAGTAACATTTTCCATGCTGATGCGAAGACGTGGAGAATATTGAGGAACAAATTCACGCCACTGTTCACTTCAGGTAAATTGAAAAATATGGTGTGTTTGATGAACCAGAATAGTGAAAAAGTTTTGAGGCACATTGAAGGGTTAGTCCAAATGCAACCTGAACAAGAAGTTTATGAAATCATGGGCAACTTCACTATGGGATCTATAGCAGCTTGTGCGTTTGGTCTAGATTTGGACCCGACCGAAAAGAGTGCTACCATAGaagccataaaaaaaattaatgaaaaatTATTAGCTCTCTCTCACGCCtatgaattaatattactgtacCCTGGATGGAAATTTGGTGTTTCAGCTTTTCCAGATGAACtagtagatttttttaaagggctCGTAGCTCAAGTAACTGCTGCAAGGAACGGGGTACCAACAAACAGAAATGATTTCATGGATTTACTATTAGAGATGAAACAAGCAAATACAGTACAGGGAAGTAAACGATTGGAAGGCAAGGACGCGGACAGATTAGAAATAACGGAAGATTTAATGGCTGCCCAGGCTTTTGTCTTTTACGCTGGAGGGTATGAAACATCTGCGACCACAATGTCATACATGCTTTACCGCCTTGCTTTAAACCTGGAGATTCAGGAGAGAGTGGCTGCTGAAATTGAAGAAGTCTTCGATCGATACGGCGGTGAAATAACTTACGAAGCGCTAAAGGATTTAACATATTTTGATAGAGTTTTTCATGAGACTCTTCGCTTGCACGCGGTTGGAGACCCTACTCTTCGGGTCGCTGCTGAAGACTACAAAGTCCCAGGAACCGATGTAACTCTTCAAAAAGGACTAACAGCTATTATTCCTAATATTGCTTTCCACTGTGATGAAAAGTATTGGCCTGATCCGTTGAAATTTGATCCAGACAGGTTCAGTCCAGAAAATGTGGCTAAGACACATCCAGCAGTATATCTTCCCTTCGGTATTGGACCGAGGAACTGTATCGGGGCCAGGTTTGCGAAGCTACAGATACGCTTGATGATGGCAAAGCTGCTCAGCAGGTTTAGAGTGGTGCCAACGGAGAACACGTCCCGCGAGTTCCGGTTTAATACGTACAACCTCGTGGCGTTCCCCATTGGAGGAATCAGGATGAAGTTGGTGCCTAGGCATTGA
- the LOC134796970 gene encoding cytochrome P450 6B5-like has product MALAYILLGLSTVAYLLYLHFTRTFNYWRDRNVPGPAPVPLFGNIMESALRRTHAAFVMEKIYQDFPDHKVVGIYRMASPCLLIRDPDIVKHVLIKDFENFVDRGIRFTDKKMGSNIFHADAKTWRILRNKFTPLFTSGKLKNMVCLMNQNSEKVLRHIEGLVQMQPEQEVYEIMGNFTMGSIAACAFGLDLDPTEKSATIEAIKKINEKLLALSHAYELILLYPGWKFGVSAFPDELVDFFKGLVAQVTAARNGVPTNRNDFMDLLLEMKQANTVQGSKRLEGKDADRLEITEDLMAAQAFVFYAGGYETSATTMSYMLYRLALNLEIQERVAAEIEEVFDRYGGEITYEALKDLTYFDRVFHETLRLHAVGDPTLRVAAEDYKVPGTDVTLQKGLTAIIPNIAFHCDEKYWPDPLKFDPDRFRSENVAKRHPGVYLPFGIGPRNCIGARFAKLQIRLMMAKLLSRFRVVPTENTSREFRFNTYNLVAFPIGGIRMKLEPRH; this is encoded by the coding sequence ATGGCTCTAGCCTATATTCTATTAGGTCTGTCCACTGTGGCCTATTTGTTATATCTTCATTTCACTCGCACCTTTAACTACTGGAGGGACCGGAATGTCCCGGGACCCGCGCCCGTTCCTCTGTTTGGGAACATAATGGAGTCCGCTTTACGTCGCACACATGCAGCATTCGTCATGGAAAAAATTTACCAGGATTTTCCAGACCATAAAGTAGTTGGAATTTACAGAATGGCGTCACCATGCCTCTTGATCCGAGACCCAGACATTGTAAAGCATGTCTTGATTAAAGATTTTGAAAATTTCGTGGATCGTGGTATACGTTTTACCGATAAAAAAATGGGTAGTAATATTTTCCATGCTGATGCGAAGACGTGGAGAATATTGAGGAACAAATTCACGCCACTGTTCACTTCAGGTAAATTGAAAAATATGGTGTGTTTGATGAACCAGAATAGTGAAAAAGTTTTGAGGCACATTGAAGGGTTAGTCCAAATGCAACCTGAACAAGAAGTTTATGAAATCATGGGCAACTTCACTATGGGGTCTATAGCAGCTTGTGCGTTTGGTCTAGATTTGGACCCGACCGAAAAGAGTGCTACCATAGaagccataaaaaaaattaatgaaaaatTATTAGCCCTCTCTCACGCCTATGAATTGATTTTACTGTACCCTGGATGGAAATTTGGTGTTTCAGCTTTTCCAGATGAACtagtagatttttttaaagggctCGTAGCTCAAGTAACTGCTGCAAGGAACGGAGTACCAACAAACAGAAATGATTTCATGGATTTACTATTAGAGATGAAACAAGCAAATACAGTACAGGGAAGTAAACGATTGGAAGGCAAGGACGCGGACAGATTAGAAATAACGGAAGATTTAATGGCTGCCCAGGCTTTTGTCTTTTACGCTGGAGGGTATGAAACATCTGCGACCACAATGTCATACATGCTTTACCGCCTTGCTTTAAACCTGGAGATTCAGGAGAGAGTGGCTGCTGAAATTGAAGAAGTCTTCGATCGATACGGCGGTGAAATAACTTACGAAGCGCTAAAGGATTTAACATATTTTGATAGAGTTTTTCATGAGACTCTTCGCTTGCACGCGGTTGGAGACCCTACTCTTCGGGTCGCTGCTGAAGACTACAAAGTCCCAGGAACCGATGTAACTCTTCAAAAAGGACTAACAGCTATTATTCCTAATATTGCTTTCCACTGTGATGAAAAGTATTGGCCTGATCCGTTGAAATTTGATCCAGACAGGTTCAGGTCAGAAAATGTGGCTAAGAGACATCCAGGAGTGTATCTCCCCTTCGGTATTGGACCGAGGAACTGTATCGGGGCCAGGTTTGCGAAGCTACAGATCCGCTTAATGATGGCAAAGCTGCTCAGCAGGTTTAGAGTGGTGCCAACGGAGAACACGTCCCGCGAGTTCCGGTTTAATACGTACAACCTCGTGGCGTTCCCCATTGGAGGAATCAGGATGAAGTTGGAGCCTAGGCATTGA